One Natrinema halophilum genomic window carries:
- the ileS gene encoding isoleucine--tRNA ligase produces MSRFGEVDDQYDPHDLEQRVFEYWDDVDAYEQTVEHRSDGEFYFFVDGPPYTSGSAHMGTTWNKSLKDVYIRFLRMQGYDVTDRPGYDMHGLPIETRVEERLGFENKKDIEEYGEENFIEACKEYAEEQLEGLQSDFQDFGVWMDWENPYRTVSPEYMEAAWWGFSKAAERGLVEKGHRSISQCPRCETAIANNEVEYEDVEDPSVYVKFDLTDREGSLVIWTTTPWTIPANTFVAVDEEGEYVGVRARKDGEEEVLYVAEAKHEEVLKKGRYEDYEIVEELTGEDLTGWSYDHPLAEEVPDHPDHEGACEVYAADYVDTHGDGTGLVHSAPGHGEEDFERGRELGFPIFCPVGGDGVYTDEAGTYAGQFVKNADDEITADLEENGALLASGTVEHSYGHCWRCDTGILQIVTDQWFITITDIKDDLLANIEDSEWHPDWARDSRFRDFVEEAPDWNVSRQRYWGIPLPIWTPEDRDDDADMIVISTREELAECVDQAIDPEDVDLHKDTVDDLTITDGDTTYTRVPDVFDVWLDSSVASWGTLDYPADDSTFDDRWPADLILEAHDQTRGWFWSQLGMGTAAIGEIPYEEVLMHGHALMPDGRAMSKSKDILIDPHEAIDRHGRDVMRMFLLSNNPQGDDMRFSWDGMQTMENHLRTLWNVFRFPLPYMRLDDFDPQETRLEDVDDDLELIDEWVLARLQSTKAEMTEHFQDFRQDRAIDALVEFIVEDVSRFYVKAVRERMWEEEDSASKRAAYATIYHVLRESVALLAPYAPFISEKIYGTLTGEAEYDTVHMCDWPDVEEYWVDEQLEEDVALLRAIEEAGANARQQAGRKLRWPVARVVVAADDERVVEAVERHTGLLEDRLNARAIELVAPDDRWGELEYSAEADMSELGPTFGDRAGQVMNAFNEARIDEPTLVELETAVDDVLEDDESITEEMVSFVTQTPDGVAGTAFGIAGDDRGVAYVDASLTDDIESEGYAREVIRRVQEMRKDLDLEVEERIALELEIDDDRVADLVAEREALISEEVRADERRAVEDGHRKEWDVDGVTMEIAIDPLATAEASD; encoded by the coding sequence ATGAGCAGGTTCGGCGAGGTCGACGACCAGTACGACCCACACGATCTGGAGCAGCGGGTCTTCGAGTACTGGGACGACGTCGACGCCTACGAGCAGACGGTCGAGCACCGATCCGACGGTGAATTCTATTTCTTCGTCGACGGCCCGCCGTATACGTCGGGGTCGGCGCACATGGGGACCACCTGGAACAAGTCGTTGAAGGACGTCTACATCCGCTTCCTGCGGATGCAGGGGTACGACGTGACCGATCGGCCCGGATACGACATGCACGGGCTTCCCATCGAGACTCGCGTCGAGGAGCGACTCGGCTTCGAAAATAAGAAAGACATCGAGGAGTACGGCGAGGAGAACTTCATCGAGGCCTGTAAAGAGTACGCGGAGGAGCAACTCGAGGGATTGCAGTCGGACTTCCAGGACTTCGGCGTCTGGATGGACTGGGAGAACCCCTACCGGACGGTCAGCCCCGAGTACATGGAAGCGGCCTGGTGGGGCTTTTCGAAGGCCGCCGAGCGCGGCCTGGTCGAGAAGGGTCACCGCTCCATTTCGCAGTGCCCCCGCTGTGAAACCGCCATCGCGAACAACGAGGTCGAGTACGAGGACGTCGAAGACCCCTCGGTCTACGTAAAATTCGACCTCACGGATCGCGAGGGCTCGCTCGTCATCTGGACGACGACCCCGTGGACGATCCCGGCGAACACCTTCGTCGCGGTCGACGAGGAGGGTGAGTACGTCGGCGTTCGCGCCCGAAAAGACGGCGAGGAGGAGGTCCTGTACGTCGCCGAAGCCAAACACGAGGAGGTCCTGAAGAAAGGACGCTACGAGGACTACGAGATTGTCGAAGAACTGACTGGCGAGGACCTGACCGGCTGGTCCTACGACCACCCCCTGGCCGAGGAAGTACCCGATCATCCGGACCACGAGGGCGCGTGCGAGGTCTACGCGGCTGACTACGTCGACACCCACGGCGACGGGACCGGGCTCGTCCACTCCGCACCCGGCCACGGTGAGGAGGACTTCGAGCGCGGCCGCGAACTCGGGTTCCCGATCTTCTGTCCGGTCGGTGGGGACGGCGTCTATACCGACGAAGCGGGAACGTACGCGGGTCAGTTCGTCAAGAACGCCGACGACGAGATCACGGCCGATCTGGAGGAAAACGGCGCGCTGCTCGCATCCGGTACTGTCGAACACAGTTACGGTCACTGCTGGCGCTGTGATACGGGAATTCTGCAGATCGTCACCGACCAGTGGTTTATCACGATTACGGACATTAAAGACGACCTCCTCGCGAACATCGAGGACAGCGAGTGGCATCCCGATTGGGCCCGCGACAGCCGGTTTCGCGATTTCGTCGAGGAGGCGCCCGACTGGAACGTCTCCCGGCAGCGCTACTGGGGGATCCCGCTCCCGATCTGGACCCCTGAGGATCGAGATGACGATGCGGATATGATCGTCATCTCGACGCGCGAGGAACTCGCCGAGTGCGTCGACCAAGCTATCGACCCTGAGGACGTCGACCTCCACAAGGACACGGTCGACGATCTGACGATCACCGACGGAGACACCACCTACACGCGCGTTCCGGACGTCTTCGACGTCTGGCTCGACTCCTCCGTGGCGTCGTGGGGCACCCTCGACTACCCCGCCGATGACAGCACGTTCGACGACCGCTGGCCCGCCGATCTCATCCTCGAGGCCCACGACCAGACCCGCGGCTGGTTCTGGTCCCAACTTGGCATGGGAACCGCTGCGATCGGGGAGATCCCGTACGAAGAGGTGCTGATGCACGGCCACGCGCTGATGCCCGACGGGCGGGCGATGTCGAAGTCAAAAGACATCCTGATCGACCCCCACGAGGCGATCGACCGCCACGGCCGGGACGTCATGCGCATGTTCTTGCTGTCGAACAACCCACAGGGCGACGACATGCGGTTTTCCTGGGACGGCATGCAGACGATGGAAAACCACCTCCGCACGCTGTGGAACGTCTTCCGGTTCCCGCTGCCGTACATGCGACTGGACGACTTCGACCCGCAGGAGACGCGTCTGGAAGACGTCGACGACGATCTCGAACTGATCGACGAGTGGGTGCTGGCTCGGCTCCAGTCCACCAAAGCCGAGATGACCGAGCACTTCCAGGACTTCCGGCAGGACCGGGCGATCGATGCGCTAGTCGAGTTCATCGTCGAAGACGTCTCGCGGTTCTACGTCAAGGCCGTCCGCGAGCGCATGTGGGAAGAAGAGGACAGCGCCTCGAAGAGGGCAGCCTACGCGACGATCTACCACGTTCTCCGGGAGAGCGTCGCCCTCCTCGCCCCATATGCGCCCTTCATCAGCGAGAAGATCTACGGGACGCTGACCGGTGAGGCCGAGTACGACACGGTACACATGTGCGACTGGCCCGACGTCGAGGAGTACTGGGTCGACGAACAGCTCGAGGAGGACGTCGCTCTCCTCCGTGCGATCGAGGAAGCGGGCGCGAACGCTCGCCAGCAGGCGGGACGCAAACTGCGCTGGCCAGTGGCTCGAGTGGTCGTCGCGGCGGACGACGAGCGGGTCGTCGAGGCCGTCGAGCGCCACACTGGACTCCTCGAGGATCGGCTCAACGCCCGCGCGATCGAACTCGTCGCTCCCGACGACCGCTGGGGCGAACTCGAGTACAGCGCTGAGGCGGACATGAGCGAACTCGGTCCGACCTTCGGCGACCGAGCCGGGCAGGTGATGAACGCATTCAACGAGGCTCGCATCGACGAGCCGACCCTCGTGGAACTCGAGACCGCCGTCGACGACGTACTCGAGGACGACGAATCCATCACCGAGGAGATGGTGTCGTTCGTCACCCAGACGCCTGACGGCGTCGCGGGTACTGCCTTCGGTATCGCCGGTGACGACCGGGGCGTCGCCTACGTCGACGCGTCGCTGACCGACGACATCGAGAGCGAGGGCTACGCGCGCGAGGTCATCCGTCGCGTCCAGGAGATGCGCAAGGACCTCGACCTCGAGGTCGAAGAGCGAATCGCACTCGAACTCGAGATCGACGACGACCGGGTCGCCGATCTGGTCGCCGAGCGCGAGGCCCTGATCAGCGAGGAAGTCCGCGCCGACGAACGCCGCGCGGTCGAAGACGGCCACCGCAAGGAGTGGGACGTCGATGGAGTGACGATGGAAATCGCGATCGACCCGCTGGCAACTGCGGAAGCGTCGGATTAA
- a CDS encoding heme NO-binding domain-containing protein: protein MHGIVHKSLKEYVIERTGDDIWDTVIERSAIEPKLYLPVSYYDDGEIDAVLETLTGIATQNRQAIERDFGRSLAPRLLSTFSAHLRRDWDLTELLDSFEDVYEDVDVATEEATLPELTCTRNGDYAVVSYETHRNQQYCGLAHGILEGIISAYDTEATVTKTACVDHGADACRFRIDLE, encoded by the coding sequence ATGCACGGAATCGTCCACAAATCCCTCAAGGAGTACGTCATCGAACGGACCGGCGACGATATCTGGGACACGGTCATCGAACGATCCGCAATCGAGCCCAAGCTATACCTTCCCGTTTCGTACTACGATGACGGAGAGATCGACGCCGTTCTCGAGACGCTTACGGGAATAGCAACCCAGAACAGGCAGGCGATCGAACGCGATTTCGGTCGGTCGCTCGCCCCGCGACTGCTTTCGACGTTCAGCGCCCACCTGCGGCGCGACTGGGACCTGACGGAACTACTCGACTCGTTCGAAGACGTGTACGAAGACGTCGACGTCGCGACGGAAGAGGCGACGCTTCCGGAGCTGACCTGTACCCGTAACGGTGACTACGCGGTCGTCTCGTACGAGACGCACCGAAACCAGCAGTACTGCGGACTGGCTCACGGGATCCTCGAAGGAATCATCAGCGCCTACGATACGGAGGCGACCGTCACGAAAACAGCCTGCGTCGACCACGGTGCCGATGCGTGTCGGTTCCGCATCGATCTCGAGTGA
- a CDS encoding glucodextranase DOMON-like domain-containing protein — protein sequence MSGYHRDLSRRTVLSGLAGLGSLSATATAVGVDAATGRSKAEYTPTVDRSRHPGHPRFVEVGDRLTNPVFVGEATGHDQGVYGSRDNLAPGAIPSLSPDNYDQADFEWSVADRPAGSTAEVTFASPSEELGEARYDEGRENVAEFEADVPGRYTLELEDETGETHRLTIHAFPEGDGPPPRIELEGRYAREEDRFVIESNPQLAPEASATAADLSVEFLADDRDALTTADIEVEGTRAFVDRAALDGETARIHAAAWDGNAHSMLDTVEVDPTDESVHLPNRPPEWIDDAVIYQIFTRSWAGERYATDFDVLIDGDEDLGAAGVDYLDDLGVDAIWLTPIIPSVSSTMHDDEFIVGGGPHGYDATDYFDVAPDLAPDGKDPIEAYRDFVDACHERDIKVVFDTVINHAGRFHDFFQDTIAAKDGAVDDLWWYFPRVTQWNENSSSFDWFDRVEEPRVAEDGHPEFDAGTVLEPSPRATGFFGLPVMPNWNYDNLAVREHLLAMADFWTGEIGVDGLRCDIAWGVPHSFWKEVRDVARTNNGDVLLFDETIPKEPSFAENEFDMHYDKAAFTDTALHIGQNNGDASGFREAIETRKNEGFPDHTLFYNAIENHDEKRVLDAALDAYDDDAYASKLQRACWAAGVTLPGVPAIYYGQEREISKYGEGRHRGEDDPRDGDISPGDKRRAFMNWGDEFDDSHLQFYSDLIDVYHEYEVLHTEAAVRDDWYDPGGDHVLAFGRDASDLDSIDGPERVLVVINYEPEPIEIDLRSAVSGRDLVSDSDIDVGTDDGTMTVAVDTVAILETPDFEPISETIAQWSDETGDDHGPGWYEYPTADAFADGAFDIERLEVRDTGDGYEFALEVGHLENVWDLEFGFSVQFPQIYVHDPDAPDGQGRTDPNRDGVGVTFDKPYHHEIMGTGQWGAWIDPADGGDGTGIDVTTDASRNEIIFEVPSTAFESAFEDLEFAPLLLGFDGQRAGGIRPVTASGGEWTFADSEYGAAADGTRHNVLDALTPPDADNASALAYDTDGRATVPFVTAAEGKRNVIVPGERAVRVEIGTGTDDGPGTYAYPTTDQIPAGSLDVEAVELYESADFYTFVYRMAEPITNPWGGDPGFSVQFPQVYVRNPDGSDGTSDARPGVNASFENDYHYWLAATMEWTALEDAAGNDVGQLHVDTLPEENAIVMRFATDAIDGELTEMDVAPLMLGYDGFATGGVRGVTTGDPTTWNFGGAENDTAPAVIDMATPTGISRSEALAYSGDARAEIPFRPVVATVREAIVGRDEPPSPGHIHEAREYRKSGDPVPGTGGKTVDKTVFRELARDSRGYGWNRNRGRGRGHGRDCDHDHC from the coding sequence ATGAGCGGCTATCACCGTGACCTCTCGCGCCGAACGGTTTTGAGCGGGTTAGCTGGCCTCGGTTCGCTCTCCGCGACGGCTACTGCAGTGGGAGTGGATGCAGCGACGGGGCGTTCGAAAGCGGAGTACACGCCGACTGTCGATCGATCTCGACATCCGGGACACCCGCGGTTCGTCGAAGTCGGCGACCGACTCACGAACCCCGTTTTCGTCGGCGAGGCCACCGGCCACGATCAGGGCGTCTACGGCAGTCGGGACAATCTCGCACCCGGGGCCATTCCGTCTCTGTCACCCGATAATTACGACCAGGCCGACTTCGAGTGGTCTGTCGCGGACCGACCGGCCGGGAGCACTGCCGAGGTTACATTCGCCTCACCGAGCGAGGAGCTCGGCGAAGCCCGCTACGACGAAGGCCGCGAAAACGTCGCCGAATTCGAAGCCGACGTTCCCGGGCGGTATACGCTCGAGCTCGAGGACGAAACAGGTGAGACCCACCGATTGACGATCCACGCCTTCCCCGAGGGTGACGGTCCGCCGCCCCGAATCGAACTCGAGGGCCGGTACGCGCGTGAGGAGGACCGATTCGTCATCGAATCGAACCCGCAACTCGCACCCGAGGCGAGTGCGACGGCTGCCGACCTTTCCGTCGAGTTTCTCGCGGACGACCGTGACGCGCTGACTACGGCCGACATCGAGGTCGAGGGCACCCGTGCGTTCGTCGATCGGGCCGCTCTCGACGGTGAGACGGCGCGAATCCACGCCGCAGCCTGGGACGGAAACGCACACAGCATGCTCGATACGGTCGAAGTCGATCCCACCGACGAATCGGTTCACCTCCCGAATCGTCCCCCGGAGTGGATCGACGACGCCGTCATCTACCAGATTTTCACTCGGTCGTGGGCCGGCGAACGCTACGCCACCGACTTCGACGTGCTCATCGACGGCGACGAAGACCTCGGCGCAGCGGGCGTCGACTACCTCGACGATCTCGGAGTCGATGCGATCTGGCTTACGCCCATCATTCCCTCGGTCAGTTCGACGATGCACGACGACGAGTTCATCGTCGGCGGCGGCCCACACGGCTACGATGCGACCGACTACTTCGACGTCGCGCCCGACCTCGCACCCGACGGGAAAGATCCGATCGAAGCCTATCGGGACTTCGTCGACGCCTGTCACGAACGGGATATCAAAGTCGTCTTCGACACGGTCATAAACCACGCCGGTCGGTTCCACGACTTCTTCCAGGACACGATCGCCGCGAAAGACGGGGCCGTCGATGACCTCTGGTGGTACTTTCCCCGAGTCACCCAGTGGAACGAAAACTCGTCTTCATTCGACTGGTTCGATCGGGTCGAAGAACCCCGCGTCGCCGAGGACGGCCACCCGGAATTCGATGCCGGAACGGTCCTCGAGCCGTCGCCGCGAGCGACCGGCTTCTTCGGCCTGCCGGTGATGCCGAACTGGAACTACGACAACCTCGCCGTCCGGGAGCACTTGCTCGCGATGGCGGACTTCTGGACGGGGGAGATCGGCGTGGACGGGCTCCGGTGTGACATCGCGTGGGGAGTACCCCACAGCTTCTGGAAAGAAGTCCGCGACGTCGCCCGGACGAACAACGGAGACGTGCTACTGTTCGACGAGACGATCCCGAAAGAGCCCTCCTTCGCCGAAAACGAGTTCGACATGCACTACGACAAGGCAGCGTTTACCGACACCGCCTTGCACATCGGCCAGAACAACGGCGACGCCAGCGGGTTCCGCGAGGCGATCGAGACGCGGAAGAACGAGGGGTTCCCGGATCACACGCTGTTCTACAACGCTATCGAGAATCACGACGAGAAACGCGTCCTCGACGCGGCACTCGACGCGTACGACGACGACGCGTACGCCTCCAAGCTCCAGCGGGCGTGCTGGGCGGCCGGCGTCACGCTTCCCGGCGTCCCGGCAATTTACTACGGCCAGGAGCGCGAGATCAGCAAGTACGGCGAGGGTCGCCACCGCGGCGAGGACGATCCGCGCGACGGCGACATCTCGCCCGGTGACAAGCGCCGCGCGTTCATGAACTGGGGAGACGAATTCGACGACAGTCACCTCCAGTTCTACAGCGACCTGATCGACGTCTACCACGAGTACGAGGTCTTGCACACCGAGGCCGCGGTACGTGACGACTGGTACGATCCCGGCGGAGATCACGTCCTCGCGTTCGGGCGCGACGCGAGCGATCTCGATTCCATCGACGGCCCGGAACGGGTCCTCGTCGTGATCAACTACGAACCCGAACCGATCGAGATCGACCTCCGAAGTGCCGTCAGCGGTCGCGATCTGGTAAGCGACAGCGATATCGACGTCGGAACGGACGACGGAACGATGACCGTCGCGGTCGACACCGTCGCGATCCTCGAGACGCCGGATTTCGAACCGATCTCCGAGACGATCGCCCAGTGGTCCGACGAAACCGGCGACGATCATGGCCCCGGCTGGTACGAGTACCCGACGGCCGACGCGTTCGCCGACGGCGCATTCGACATCGAGCGACTCGAGGTCCGCGACACCGGCGACGGCTACGAATTCGCCCTCGAGGTCGGCCACCTCGAGAACGTCTGGGACCTCGAGTTCGGATTTTCCGTCCAGTTCCCTCAGATATACGTCCACGACCCTGACGCACCCGACGGTCAGGGCCGGACGGACCCGAACCGCGATGGCGTCGGCGTCACCTTCGATAAGCCGTATCACCACGAAATCATGGGTACCGGCCAGTGGGGTGCGTGGATCGACCCCGCCGACGGCGGCGACGGGACGGGGATCGACGTCACGACGGACGCGAGCCGAAACGAGATCATCTTCGAGGTCCCCTCGACCGCGTTCGAATCGGCGTTCGAGGACCTCGAGTTCGCGCCGCTGCTGCTCGGCTTCGACGGGCAGCGGGCAGGCGGCATCCGTCCCGTCACCGCGAGCGGTGGCGAGTGGACGTTCGCAGACTCGGAGTACGGCGCGGCGGCAGACGGCACCCGCCACAACGTGCTCGATGCTCTCACACCTCCGGACGCGGACAACGCGTCCGCACTCGCCTACGATACGGACGGGCGTGCAACGGTTCCGTTCGTCACCGCGGCAGAGGGGAAGCGAAACGTCATCGTCCCCGGCGAGCGCGCCGTCCGGGTCGAGATCGGGACCGGGACCGACGATGGCCCCGGAACGTACGCGTACCCGACGACAGACCAGATTCCCGCGGGGTCGCTCGACGTCGAAGCCGTCGAACTCTACGAGAGTGCGGACTTCTACACGTTCGTCTATCGGATGGCGGAGCCGATCACGAACCCGTGGGGCGGCGACCCCGGATTCTCGGTCCAGTTCCCGCAGGTGTACGTTCGAAATCCCGACGGAAGCGACGGAACCAGCGACGCCCGCCCCGGCGTCAACGCATCCTTCGAGAACGACTACCACTACTGGCTTGCCGCCACGATGGAGTGGACGGCGCTCGAGGACGCGGCCGGAAACGACGTCGGACAACTTCACGTCGATACGCTGCCCGAGGAGAATGCGATCGTCATGCGCTTCGCGACGGATGCAATCGACGGTGAGCTGACCGAAATGGATGTCGCCCCCCTGATGCTCGGCTACGACGGGTTCGCCACCGGCGGAGTCCGCGGCGTTACCACGGGCGACCCGACGACGTGGAACTTCGGCGGAGCCGAAAACGACACCGCGCCAGCGGTCATCGATATGGCGACGCCGACCGGCATTTCCCGCTCGGAGGCGCTCGCCTACAGCGGCGATGCTCGAGCCGAGATCCCGTTCCGGCCGGTCGTCGCGACCGTCCGCGAAGCCATCGTCGGCCGCGACGAGCCACCGTCGCCCGGCCACATCCACGAGGCCAGGGAGTACCGAAAGAGCGGCGACCCCGTTCCCGGCACCGGCGGCAAAACCGTCGACAAGACGGTGTTCCGCGAACTCGCCCGCGATTCCCGCGGATACGGATGGAATCGTAACCGCGGTCGTGGTCGTGGCCATGGCCGTGACTGCGACCATGATCACTGCTAA
- a CDS encoding HVO_0234 family beta-propeller protein yields the protein MDSIEEKRVFGDRQGALTAYVASAVGVVRVRVAGDSVGEFGLCERCTARDVAATRGSVAIATDEDVRAFGLEDGAEAEESDTAPVAGDETFVETAFGPAVAVGYDGGDLLAAGPDGRIARRTADGDEWTTLESDLDATVRAIDGDLIGTADGIYRVHDGGLDHAGLTDVRDISVAGVPLAATADGLYKLGNGWMEVLTGTVETVAADPRSGRGRLERAAAVSDETIYEYAAGGEWTAREDLPTRSDRIVAIGFGHGEAVYAVTERGTFLSADDGGWRARTLGVTDVSGIAIPAMVVRA from the coding sequence ATGGACTCGATCGAGGAAAAGCGCGTCTTCGGGGACCGCCAGGGGGCGCTCACCGCCTACGTTGCGAGCGCGGTCGGCGTCGTCCGCGTCCGCGTCGCCGGTGACAGCGTCGGAGAATTCGGTCTCTGCGAGCGCTGTACGGCCCGGGACGTCGCGGCGACTCGAGGCAGCGTCGCTATCGCGACCGACGAAGACGTCCGTGCGTTCGGGCTCGAAGACGGAGCCGAAGCCGAGGAGTCCGATACGGCGCCGGTCGCGGGCGACGAGACGTTCGTCGAAACGGCATTCGGCCCGGCAGTCGCCGTCGGCTACGACGGTGGCGATTTGCTCGCGGCCGGTCCCGACGGCCGTATCGCACGCCGGACAGCCGACGGCGACGAGTGGACGACGCTGGAAAGCGATCTCGACGCGACCGTCCGGGCGATCGACGGCGACCTCATCGGCACCGCAGACGGCATCTACCGCGTTCACGACGGCGGGCTGGATCATGCGGGCCTGACGGACGTTCGCGACATCTCCGTCGCCGGCGTCCCGCTGGCCGCCACCGCAGATGGCCTCTACAAGTTGGGCAACGGTTGGATGGAAGTGCTCACTGGAACCGTCGAAACCGTCGCGGCGGATCCGCGTTCCGGACGCGGTCGCCTCGAGCGCGCGGCTGCCGTTTCGGACGAAACGATCTACGAATACGCGGCCGGAGGCGAGTGGACGGCCCGCGAGGACTTGCCCACCCGAAGTGACCGGATCGTTGCCATCGGATTCGGGCACGGCGAAGCCGTCTACGCGGTTACGGAGCGGGGAACGTTTCTGTCAGCGGACGACGGCGGCTGGCGGGCGCGAACGTTGGGCGTCACCGACGTGTCCGGGATAGCGATCCCCGCGATGGTCGTCCGGGCGTAG
- a CDS encoding uracil-DNA glycosylase, which yields MPASDPDSTTDRGPDTADSAGTDKPAYPTDRTVLEADCARCPALTESRERISWGTGSLDAEIVVVGEAPGYGNPDADRWRGGNWTGKAYTSRHSGRRIRRMLERIGYSDDAYYTNAVKCFPADSEDPTTNREPTPEERANCRHHLLTELEAVDPTVVLATGKHATTTVLAAEEGDRELEGFVDGVLEQRYCERLGVHLVPILHPSYQDVWLGRLGYEPEEYLEAIRETLDELSEATDDRG from the coding sequence GTGCCCGCCTCCGACCCAGACTCGACCACCGATCGCGGTCCAGACACCGCCGACTCCGCCGGCACTGACAAGCCGGCCTATCCGACCGACCGCACCGTCCTCGAGGCCGACTGCGCGCGCTGTCCGGCGCTGACCGAATCACGCGAGCGCATTTCGTGGGGCACCGGCAGCCTCGACGCAGAAATCGTGGTCGTCGGCGAGGCACCCGGCTACGGGAATCCCGACGCCGACCGATGGCGGGGCGGCAACTGGACCGGCAAAGCCTACACCTCACGTCACTCCGGTCGGCGAATCCGGCGCATGCTCGAGCGAATCGGCTACAGCGACGACGCATACTATACGAACGCGGTGAAGTGCTTCCCAGCAGATTCCGAGGATCCCACCACGAACCGCGAGCCGACGCCCGAAGAGCGGGCGAACTGCCGGCACCATCTCCTGACCGAACTCGAGGCCGTCGATCCGACGGTCGTGCTCGCGACGGGCAAGCACGCGACGACGACCGTCCTGGCGGCCGAAGAGGGGGATCGAGAACTCGAAGGGTTCGTCGATGGCGTGCTCGAGCAGAGATACTGTGAGCGCCTTGGGGTCCACCTCGTCCCGATCTTGCACCCATCGTATCAGGACGTCTGGCTCGGCCGACTGGGGTACGAGCCCGAGGAATACCTCGAGGCGATCCGAGAAACGCTCGACGAACTCTCCGAGGCCACCGATGACCGAGGCTAG
- a CDS encoding ribose-phosphate diphosphokinase has product MIVSGSASQALAAALARELEEPLAAVEYDRFPDGELLTAVPGVDEIRPERAIIVAATVSSDAHLEVLQLQDAVREAGVDEIVTVLPYMGYGRQDKAFESGHPVSARAVARAISTGTDRVITVNPHEEGVCEFFDPTATAVDAAGRLAEPLPEELVDPVFLAPDSGAIDLAETARDAAGAGEIDYFEKTRHSGTEVEIAPSNVNVMERDVVIVDDIIATGSTMSEAVAVLKNRDVGRIFITCVHPLLARNATTKLSQAGVEGIYGTDTIERSVSAVSVAPTLAAHL; this is encoded by the coding sequence ATGATCGTCAGCGGATCCGCGTCGCAGGCTCTCGCCGCGGCGCTTGCGCGCGAACTCGAGGAACCGCTCGCCGCCGTCGAATACGACCGTTTTCCCGACGGCGAGCTTCTCACGGCCGTCCCCGGCGTCGACGAGATTCGACCAGAGAGAGCGATAATCGTCGCTGCCACCGTCTCGAGCGATGCCCATCTCGAGGTGCTCCAGCTCCAGGACGCCGTCCGCGAGGCCGGCGTCGACGAGATCGTTACTGTGCTGCCATACATGGGATACGGTCGGCAAGACAAAGCGTTCGAATCGGGTCATCCCGTGTCTGCGCGCGCGGTCGCCCGCGCAATTTCAACCGGAACGGACCGAGTGATAACCGTCAATCCCCACGAGGAGGGCGTCTGTGAGTTCTTCGACCCGACGGCGACGGCGGTCGATGCGGCGGGACGACTGGCCGAACCGTTACCCGAAGAACTCGTGGACCCGGTCTTTCTCGCACCAGACTCGGGCGCAATCGACCTCGCGGAAACCGCTCGTGATGCGGCCGGTGCGGGCGAGATCGATTACTTCGAGAAGACCCGTCATTCCGGCACCGAAGTCGAAATCGCGCCGAGCAACGTGAACGTAATGGAGCGCGACGTCGTCATCGTCGACGACATCATCGCGACAGGATCGACGATGAGCGAAGCGGTGGCCGTTTTGAAGAATCGAGACGTCGGTCGGATCTTCATCACCTGCGTCCACCCGCTGCTCGCTCGAAACGCCACCACGAAGCTCTCGCAGGCAGGTGTCGAGGGTATCTACGGGACGGACACGATAGAACGGAGCGTCAGCGCCGTCTCGGTCGCACCGACGCTCGCAGCACACCTGTGA